The following are encoded together in the Poseidonibacter lekithochrous genome:
- the purB gene encoding adenylosuccinate lyase, with protein MVERYAREEMSSKWTQQARYAAWLEVEKAAVKAWNKIGLIPDEDAEKIVKNATFSVERIEEIEAVTKHDLIAFNTSVSESLGEESRWFHYGMTSSDAVDTGVAIQMRDSLKLIIKDVKMLMKSIKKRAKEHKYTLMVGRSHGIHGEPITFGLTLAVWYDEMKRHLENLKQTLKVISVGQISGAMGNFAHAPLELEEYAMKELGLKPEPCSNQVVHRDRYARLATALASMASTIEKFAVQVRHLQRTEVYECEEYFAKGQKGSSAMPHKRNPILTENITGLARSIRAHAVPAMENVALWHERDISHSSSERFWLPDAFITSDFMLHRMNNVIANLTVMPENMMKNLNLTGGLVFSQRVLLELPLQGVSREDAYRIVQRNAMKVWGEIQQGKATTNKKGESLYLGHLLADDELRKSLSEEQIRECFNFEYYTKNVSAIFKRVFK; from the coding sequence ATGGTTGAAAGATATGCTAGAGAAGAGATGAGCTCAAAGTGGACACAACAAGCTAGATATGCAGCATGGCTAGAAGTTGAAAAAGCAGCTGTAAAAGCTTGGAATAAAATCGGGTTAATTCCAGATGAAGATGCAGAGAAGATTGTTAAGAATGCAACTTTTTCAGTTGAAAGAATTGAAGAAATCGAAGCTGTTACTAAACACGATTTAATTGCATTTAATACAAGTGTTTCAGAATCATTAGGTGAAGAATCAAGATGGTTCCACTACGGTATGACTTCTTCTGATGCAGTTGATACTGGTGTTGCAATCCAAATGAGAGATTCATTAAAGCTAATTATCAAAGATGTTAAAATGCTTATGAAATCTATCAAAAAAAGAGCTAAAGAGCACAAATATACTCTTATGGTAGGAAGATCTCATGGTATTCATGGAGAACCTATTACTTTTGGTTTAACTCTTGCTGTTTGGTATGATGAAATGAAAAGACACTTAGAGAACTTAAAACAAACTCTTAAAGTTATCTCTGTTGGTCAAATCTCTGGTGCAATGGGTAACTTCGCACACGCTCCTTTAGAATTAGAAGAGTATGCAATGAAAGAATTAGGTTTAAAACCTGAGCCTTGTTCAAACCAAGTTGTACATAGAGATAGATATGCAAGACTTGCAACTGCTTTAGCTTCTATGGCTTCAACTATTGAAAAATTCGCTGTTCAAGTAAGACACTTACAAAGAACAGAAGTTTACGAATGTGAAGAGTATTTTGCAAAAGGTCAAAAAGGTTCTTCTGCAATGCCTCACAAAAGAAATCCAATCTTAACTGAGAATATTACAGGACTTGCTAGATCTATTAGAGCTCACGCAGTACCAGCAATGGAAAATGTAGCTTTATGGCATGAAAGAGATATTTCTCACTCATCAAGCGAAAGATTCTGGTTACCAGATGCATTTATTACATCTGATTTCATGTTACACAGAATGAACAATGTTATTGCAAACTTAACTGTAATGCCTGAAAACATGATGAAAAACTTAAACTTAACTGGTGGATTAGTATTCTCTCAAAGAGTATTATTAGAGTTACCACTTCAAGGTGTTTCAAGAGAAGATGCATATAGAATCGTTCAAAGAAATGCAATGAAAGTTTGGGGAGAAATCCAACAAGGTAAAGCAACAACAAACAAAAAAGGTGAATCTTTATACTTAGGTCACTTATTAGCTGACGATGAATTAAGAAAATCATTATCAGAAGAACAAATTAGAGAATGTTTTAATTTTGAATATTACACTAAAAACGTAAGTGCAATTTTCAAAAGAGTTTTTAAATAA
- a CDS encoding ribonucleoside-diphosphate reductase subunit alpha, giving the protein MAIMIEKRNGRKEVLDITKIQKMTIEATEGLSGVSQSELELDSQIKFIDGMKSADVQDALIKTAVEKIDIDVPNWTFAAARLYLFDLYHRVGKETHGIKGEPYCHLKDYLKYGKDAGRLIPNLGEGYDLDELNDHMDPSRDYLFNYLGIKTLYDRYLIKNKAGNPIELPQQMFMAIAMFLAQDEEDKQTRAKEFYDVVSKFEVMLATPTLSNARTNRHQLSSCYIGSTPDNIEGIFDSYHEMALLSKYGGGIGWDWNQVRALGGVIDDHKSAAGGTVPFLKITNDVALAVDQLGTRKGAIAVYVEPWHMDIVDFIDLKKNSGEERRRAHDLFPSLWITDLFMERILSDSHWTLFDPYEVKDLSELHGDAFRARYEEYERDDSVSKDRIKAKDLWKKILTSYFESGSPFLCFKDNANRANPNSHVGHIRSSNLCTEIFQNTNPNHYKIKLEFVDGSFKTYEETELIVVDGGITKKANKVTALDSIGGKKVFIVEKEKIDGDTAVCNLASVNLSRISSKEDIERVVPIAVRMLDNVIDLNFYPLRKVKATNLKSRSIGLGVMGEAQMLAEQQIHWGSQEHFKKIDQVMEAISYNAINSSSDLAVEKGIYPTFDGSKWSEGIMPHDHAPQAVNALLNKDLFDGGYDWDVLRAKVKENGMRNGYLMAVAPTSSISILVGTTQAIEPVYKRKWFEENLSGLIPVVVPNLSPETWSYYKPSFEVDQLDLIKAASIRQKWIDQGQSTNIFMSLDKASGKHLHEIYTLAWQLGLKSTYYLRSQSPEANNDVEDRSMECSGCQ; this is encoded by the coding sequence ATGGCAATTATGATCGAAAAAAGAAATGGTCGAAAAGAAGTTTTAGATATCACTAAAATTCAAAAGATGACTATTGAAGCTACAGAGGGTTTATCTGGGGTATCTCAAAGTGAATTAGAACTTGATTCACAAATCAAATTTATTGATGGTATGAAAAGTGCAGATGTTCAAGATGCATTAATTAAAACAGCAGTAGAAAAAATTGATATCGATGTTCCAAATTGGACTTTTGCTGCAGCTAGATTATATTTATTCGACCTTTATCATAGAGTTGGAAAAGAAACTCATGGTATCAAAGGCGAGCCATATTGCCATCTAAAAGATTATTTAAAGTATGGAAAAGATGCAGGAAGATTAATTCCTAATCTTGGAGAAGGATACGATCTTGACGAGCTTAATGATCATATGGATCCTTCAAGAGATTATCTTTTCAATTACTTAGGAATCAAAACTTTATACGATAGATACCTAATCAAAAATAAAGCTGGTAACCCTATTGAGTTACCACAGCAAATGTTCATGGCTATTGCTATGTTCCTTGCACAGGATGAAGAAGATAAACAAACAAGAGCAAAAGAGTTCTATGATGTAGTTTCTAAATTTGAAGTAATGTTAGCAACGCCTACATTATCAAATGCTAGAACTAATAGACACCAATTATCATCTTGTTATATTGGATCTACTCCTGATAATATTGAAGGTATTTTCGATTCTTACCATGAGATGGCTTTATTATCTAAATATGGTGGAGGAATTGGTTGGGATTGGAACCAAGTTAGAGCTTTAGGTGGTGTTATTGATGACCATAAAAGTGCTGCTGGTGGAACAGTTCCATTCTTAAAAATCACAAATGATGTTGCTTTAGCAGTTGACCAACTAGGTACTAGAAAAGGTGCAATTGCAGTTTACGTTGAGCCATGGCATATGGATATCGTTGACTTTATCGACCTTAAGAAGAACTCTGGGGAAGAAAGACGTAGAGCACATGATTTATTCCCTTCATTATGGATTACAGACCTTTTCATGGAAAGAATCTTAAGCGATTCTCACTGGACTTTATTTGACCCTTATGAAGTAAAAGATTTATCTGAACTTCACGGTGATGCATTTAGAGCTAGATATGAAGAATACGAAAGAGATGACTCTGTAAGTAAAGACAGAATCAAAGCAAAAGATTTATGGAAGAAAATATTAACATCATATTTTGAATCTGGAAGTCCATTCCTATGTTTCAAAGATAATGCAAATAGAGCTAATCCAAACTCTCATGTAGGGCATATTAGATCTTCAAACCTTTGTACTGAGATTTTCCAAAATACAAACCCTAACCACTACAAAATCAAATTAGAATTTGTTGATGGTTCATTCAAAACTTATGAAGAGACTGAACTAATAGTAGTTGACGGTGGTATTACGAAAAAAGCAAACAAAGTAACTGCTTTAGATTCTATTGGTGGAAAGAAAGTATTCATCGTAGAAAAAGAGAAAATTGATGGAGATACGGCAGTTTGTAACTTAGCTTCTGTAAACTTATCTAGAATTAGCTCAAAAGAGGATATTGAAAGAGTAGTTCCAATTGCAGTTAGAATGCTTGACAATGTAATTGATTTAAACTTCTACCCTCTTAGAAAAGTAAAAGCTACAAACTTAAAATCAAGATCAATTGGTCTTGGTGTTATGGGTGAAGCTCAAATGTTAGCGGAACAACAAATTCACTGGGGAAGCCAAGAGCACTTCAAGAAGATTGACCAAGTAATGGAAGCGATTTCATACAATGCGATTAATTCATCTTCTGATTTAGCTGTTGAAAAAGGTATTTACCCAACATTTGATGGTTCTAAATGGTCTGAGGGTATTATGCCTCACGATCACGCACCTCAAGCTGTAAATGCATTATTAAATAAAGACTTATTTGATGGTGGATATGACTGGGATGTATTAAGAGCTAAAGTAAAAGAAAATGGTATGAGAAATGGTTACTTAATGGCTGTTGCTCCTACTTCATCTATCTCTATTCTTGTTGGTACTACTCAAGCAATTGAGCCAGTATATAAAAGAAAATGGTTTGAAGAGAACTTATCAGGATTAATTCCTGTTGTTGTTCCTAACTTAAGCCCAGAGACTTGGTCTTATTATAAACCATCTTTTGAGGTTGACCAATTAGACTTAATTAAAGCGGCTTCAATTAGACAAAAATGGATTGACCAAGGTCAGTCTACAAATATCTTCATGAGCTTAGATAAAGCAAGTGGTAAACACTTACATGAAATCTATACATTAGCATGGCAACTGGGATTAAAATCGACTTATTACCTAAGATCACAATCTCCAGAAGCTAATAATGATGTAGAAGATAGAAGTATGGAATGTTCAGGTTGTCAGTAA
- a CDS encoding cache domain-containing protein: protein MLNHSEKNILKFIRFAPIVFIILLSFLITYSFILENNNNLKRDIKTLEEEYFESSKSTVTTEVQRIYDYISYHKTQSETNLKKELKERIYEAHSIASNIYAENQEKSKEEILKLIQDALRNIRFNNGRGYYFMHNPQGYNILYPLDIKLENIDYSNLQDKNGYFFVQKIKETIKNKTENFDTYYWSKPTNEGSRIFKKIAFYKYFEPLNVSIGTGEYIKDYEDSLKKEILDYISTVKYSNDGYVYIVDRKEKILAHINKDLRGKTLPQIDKNSSITKLIVQSAKKGDGFVKYNTIYHNKKTDNIEKTAFIKNFNDWQWIIGSGFYTDKLELAIKKKKEELDSYKKEYLFNVFLIIIIITTALLIASIYFSNLVQKKFMGYRNKIYKEIENNRKKDTLLAQQSKMAAMGEMIGNIAHQWRQPLSLISTSSSSLKLKQELNLITEDDITKTSDTITTTTQHLSKTIDDFRNFFKPNKENTKTTTSEVWNKTYNLIKDQYITKNINIITDIEEKAIYLLENELIQVILNLLNNARDEFDKKDLKENFIFVDIKEEAEKLYIHIKDNAGGIPAHIMGRVFEPYFTTKHQSQGTGIGLYMSQEIIKKHMEGTIEAYNSEYTYNNQKFNGAKFTITIDSY from the coding sequence ATGTTAAATCACAGTGAAAAAAATATTTTAAAGTTTATTAGGTTCGCACCTATTGTATTCATCATTTTATTGTCCTTTCTTATTACATACTCATTTATTTTAGAGAACAATAATAATTTAAAAAGAGATATTAAAACACTAGAAGAAGAGTACTTTGAATCAAGTAAAAGTACCGTAACTACGGAAGTTCAAAGAATATATGACTACATTTCTTACCACAAAACACAAAGTGAAACTAATCTAAAAAAAGAACTAAAAGAAAGAATCTATGAAGCCCATAGTATTGCTTCAAATATATATGCAGAAAATCAAGAAAAAAGTAAAGAAGAAATACTTAAACTTATACAAGATGCTTTAAGAAATATAAGATTTAATAATGGTAGAGGTTATTATTTTATGCATAACCCCCAAGGATATAATATATTATATCCTTTAGATATCAAACTTGAAAATATTGATTATTCTAACTTACAAGATAAAAATGGCTATTTCTTTGTGCAAAAAATCAAAGAAACAATCAAAAATAAAACAGAAAATTTTGATACATACTACTGGAGTAAACCAACAAATGAGGGTTCTCGAATATTTAAAAAAATTGCTTTTTATAAATATTTTGAACCTTTGAATGTATCTATAGGTACGGGTGAGTATATAAAAGACTATGAAGACTCTTTGAAAAAAGAAATTTTAGATTATATTTCAACAGTAAAATATTCAAATGATGGTTATGTTTATATTGTAGATAGAAAAGAAAAAATATTAGCACATATAAATAAAGATTTAAGAGGTAAAACACTTCCACAAATTGATAAGAATAGTTCAATTACTAAACTAATTGTTCAAAGCGCAAAAAAGGGTGATGGTTTTGTAAAATATAATACTATTTACCATAATAAAAAGACAGATAATATAGAAAAAACTGCATTTATTAAAAACTTTAATGACTGGCAATGGATTATAGGAAGCGGTTTTTATACAGATAAACTAGAACTAGCAATTAAAAAGAAAAAAGAAGAACTTGACTCTTATAAAAAAGAGTATTTATTTAACGTATTTCTAATTATTATAATAATAACGACTGCACTATTGATTGCTTCTATATATTTTTCAAATCTAGTTCAAAAGAAATTTATGGGTTATAGAAATAAAATCTATAAAGAAATAGAGAATAATAGAAAAAAAGATACCTTATTAGCTCAACAATCAAAAATGGCGGCAATGGGAGAGATGATAGGGAATATTGCCCATCAGTGGAGACAACCATTATCATTGATTTCTACTTCTTCTTCAAGTTTAAAGTTAAAACAAGAACTTAATCTTATTACAGAAGATGACATCACTAAAACCTCTGATACTATTACTACAACAACTCAGCATTTATCTAAAACAATTGATGATTTTAGAAACTTTTTTAAACCAAATAAAGAGAATACTAAAACTACTACTTCTGAAGTTTGGAATAAAACATATAATCTTATTAAAGATCAATACATAACAAAAAATATTAATATTATTACAGATATTGAAGAAAAAGCAATCTATTTATTAGAGAATGAATTAATTCAAGTAATACTAAATCTATTAAATAATGCAAGAGATGAGTTTGATAAAAAAGATTTAAAAGAAAACTTTATCTTTGTAGATATTAAAGAAGAAGCAGAAAAACTATATATTCATATTAAAGATAATGCCGGAGGAATCCCTGCACATATAATGGGTAGAGTTTTTGAACCATACTTTACAACGAAACATCAAAGTCAAGGAACTGGTATTGGATTATATATGAGTCAAGAGATTATTAAAAAGCATATGGAAGGAACTATAGAAGCCTACAATAGTGAATACACTTATAATAATCAAAAATTTAATGGTGCTAAATTTACAATTACTATAGACTCATACTAA
- a CDS encoding RluA family pseudouridine synthase: MPFTLKKIKAIKDKKLSLFLLQDLKINHRNAQRYASRGRIFDESMTAIKPGDLIPDEYIYMAVFEGVSRGLRPILEFEEFAIFDKPTHLMVHPISKNTEYSLLDEIRFHFGENANLIHRIDAETSGLVIVGKNKKSEKILKDMFEEKKYYKSYLALVDGKLEKEVVIDSKLEKEGKNIGVRMKAGDTGKESCTTIKPMIYNEEKNITLVEALPVTGRQHQIRVHLYSIGHRIVGDPIYGIHDDIAEEYLNKTLSKDRRFDETGSSRLWLHANYLEFTFKGITYKIKSKNNEIIKELNS; the protein is encoded by the coding sequence TTGCCGTTTACTTTAAAGAAAATTAAAGCTATAAAAGATAAAAAATTAAGTTTATTTTTGCTACAAGATTTAAAAATAAACCACCGTAACGCCCAAAGATACGCCTCTAGAGGTAGAATTTTCGATGAAAGCATGACAGCTATCAAGCCAGGAGACTTAATACCTGATGAATATATATACATGGCTGTTTTTGAGGGAGTTTCTAGGGGGTTAAGACCTATACTAGAATTTGAAGAGTTTGCTATTTTTGATAAACCAACACACCTTATGGTTCATCCAATTTCAAAAAATACTGAATACTCGTTATTAGACGAAATTCGCTTTCATTTTGGAGAAAATGCCAACTTAATTCATAGAATTGATGCAGAAACATCAGGATTAGTAATAGTAGGTAAAAATAAAAAAAGTGAAAAAATCCTAAAAGATATGTTTGAAGAAAAAAAATATTATAAATCATATTTAGCTCTAGTTGATGGAAAACTTGAAAAAGAAGTTGTGATTGATAGTAAACTTGAAAAAGAAGGCAAAAATATTGGCGTGAGAATGAAAGCAGGGGATACTGGAAAAGAATCCTGTACAACAATCAAACCAATGATATACAATGAAGAAAAAAACATAACTTTAGTGGAAGCCTTGCCAGTTACAGGAAGACAACATCAAATTAGAGTTCATTTATATTCAATTGGACATAGAATTGTTGGGGACCCAATTTATGGAATTCATGACGATATTGCAGAAGAATATCTAAATAAAACCCTAAGTAAAGATAGGAGATTCGATGAGACTGGAAGTTCTAGATTATGGTTACATGCAAATTATTTAGAATTTACATTCAAAGGTATTACATATAAAATAAAATCAAAAAACAATGAAATTATCAAAGAATTGAACTCATAA